In Vidua chalybeata isolate OUT-0048 chromosome 5, bVidCha1 merged haplotype, whole genome shotgun sequence, one genomic interval encodes:
- the SNU13 gene encoding NHP2-like protein 1 codes for MSEAEVNPKAYPLADAQLTKTLLDLVQQSCNYKQLRKGANEATKTLNRGIAEFIVMAADAEPLEIILHLPLLCEDKNVPYVFVRSKQALGRACGVSRPVIACSITIKEGSQLKPQIQSVQQAIERLLV; via the exons ATG AGTGAGGCAGAAGTGAATCCCAAAGCTTACCCGCTGGCTGATGCACAGCTCACCAAAACGCTGCTGGATCTTGTGCAGCAGTCCTGCAACTATAAGCAGCTACGCAAGGGAGCCAATGAAG CCACCAAAACACTGAACAGAGGGATAGCAGAGTTCATTGTGATGGCAGCAGATGCAGAGCCCTTGGAGATCATCCTGCACCTCCCTCTTCTCTGCGAGGACAAGAACGTACCTTACGTGTTTGTGCGCTCCAAGCAAGCCCTGGGCCGGGCATGCGGCGTTTCCCGGCCTGTCATCGCCTGCTCCATCACCATCAAGGAGGGATCACAGCTAAAGCCTCAGATCCAGTCTGTACAGCAAGCTATAGAAAGACTGTTGGTCTAA